The Colletotrichum higginsianum IMI 349063 chromosome 2, whole genome shotgun sequence genome has a segment encoding these proteins:
- a CDS encoding Glycosyltransferase family 28: MAHPPTAANLALGTTAESEASATPPPEGLHVDEINREGQPVAVVRDGDKNVVFPSYIPPEIDSPNARSPHAATPAKLPEVSPKDREPRKSPSSPNHLAPEGPEPSASTNPQHRPTVDQRSRTDAPARKAGPSSAGSRRTPKRAGTSYLDRALWEAKRRDSTSSSSSSDSSDDDTQDTSSPAEKKAAQDRANAKRQKEIADRYRRFHVGNENYNTKGKVKKDGRLRISVKETANTGYLAKALGQAVKKVVPVPEGEERAEGDDDDERPSVSRLSSATTATADREPAPRLNIVIMVIGSRGDAQPFLKIGKILKEDYGHRVRIATHPAFRDFVEKDSGLEFFSVGGDPSELMAFMVKNPGMIPTLDAVKAGDIGRRRSAMAEMFDGFWRACINATDDEKDVHNLRMMGEKDPFIADAIIANPPSFAHVHCAEALGIPLHLMFTFPYTPTQAFPHPLASIKKSNVDPGYTNFISYPLVEMMVWQGLGDLVNDFRVKTLGLDAVSTLWAPGATYRLHVPFTYLWSPGLVPKPQDWGPEIDISGFVFLDLASTFKPPSDLEKFLDAGEPPIYIGFGSIVVDDADRFTEMIFEAVKLAGVRALVSKGWGGLGGDEMEVPDSIFMLENTPHDWLFPRVKACVIHGGAGTTAIALKCGLPTMIVPFFGDQHFWGSILSKCKAGPEAVPYKQLDAEKLAEGIRYCLSDEAKEAAAKVAKDIELEGDGAKNAVRSFHRHLSLSGINSMRCAILRDRPAVWTVRKTNVKLSAFAADVIVEQGELSWKKLRLLRHTEWNDFEGPGEPVTGIAGSIAGTMGNVFGGIGSVPYRLAKTSHKRREKKEKKRKLRALRDKRTSAKNRNPQTNRDLHQHVEISNDDPQTNGDRTEQGNGDGQEDEKQKKKDDSKEQPQTNGNTSSSRPGGQDRRDTMSSVDTGTDVEDAVDEYANEVGEGFGRSAQAIAKAPVNLSMAIAQGFHNAPRLYGDDTVRRPPRVTGISSGLKAAGKEFAYGIYDGTTGLVRLPVRGAKKEGVKGFVKGTGMGITGFVLKDLSAIISPFGYTLKGIAKQVERKKQPDRVVRRARLVQGQRERRQQAADVKKNLDKEVVAGWLTIRELMETLEAEEKKKGIRGMLPSKKDRVNNAAFESVEIAERALQAIKKGDGMDTVVGTEKELRKTDEKLKSRAARHSADTRRSAEGEAARKSAESPKARDDIAENEEGEHQAEAADRVEARDRAKEAEERARSGGKPQANGGAETGGPARAEGGPSRPSVDRAETAQV; this comes from the coding sequence ATGGCGCACCCACCCACCGCAGCAaacctcgccctcggcacgACGGCAGAATCCGAAGCGTCTGCCACTCCGCCGCCTGAGGGCCTTCATGTCGACGAGATCAACCGCGAGGGCCAGCCCGTCGCTGTCGTAAGAGACGGGGACAAGAACGTCGTCTTCCCCTCCTACATACCTCCCGAGATCGATTCGCCCAATGCCCGATCGCCGCACGCAGCAACTCCCGCCAAGTTACCTGAAGTGTCGCCAAAAGACAGAGAACCGCGGAAgtctccttcttcgccgaaCCACCTAGCCCCCGAAGGCCCTGAGCCGTCCGCATCGACAAACCCCCAGCATCGCCCCACCGTCGATCAGAGATCAAGAACGGATGCGCCAGCACGAAAAGCCGGGCCCAGCAGCGCAGGCTCCCGCCGTACTCCCAAACGCGCGGGAACATCCTACCTGGACAGGGCTCTATGGGAGGCCAAAAGGCGTGATTCGACCtccagctcgagctcgagcgaCTCGTCAGACGATGATACCCAAGACACAAGTAGCCCCGCCGAGAAAAAGGCCGCCCAAGACAGGGCCAACGCAAAACGCCAAAAAGAAATCGCCGACCGCTACCGCCGGTTCCACGTCGGAAACGAGAACTACAACACCAAGGGAAAGGTGAAGAAGGATGGCCGTCTGCGCATCTCGGTAAAGGAGACGGCAAACACCGGCTATTTGGCCAAGGCTTTGGGCCAGGCCGTTAAGAAGGTCGTGCCGGtgcccgagggcgaggagcgcgccgaaggcgacgacgacgacgagcgtcCTTCCGTCTCCCGCCTGTCGTCCGCCACCACAGCCACGGCCGACCGTGAACCGGCGCCGCGACTCAACATAGTCATTATGGTCATTGGCTCGCGCGGCGACGCTCAGCCGTTCCTCAAGATTGGCAAGATCCTCAAGGAAGATTATGGTCATCGCGTTCGTATTGCGACTCATCCTGCGTTCCGCGACTTTGTTGAAAAGGACTCGGGTCTCGAGTTCTTCTCGGTCGGAGGAGACCCCTCCGAGCTCATGGCCTTCATGGTCAAGAATCCAGGCATGATTCCGacgctcgacgccgtcaaagCCGGGGATATCGGGCGACGTAGATCGGCCATGGCGGAGATGTTTGACGGGTTCTGGAGAGCTTGCATCAACgcgaccgacgacgagaaagACGTGCACAACCTCAGAATGATGGGGGAGAAGGACCCCttcatcgccgacgccatcatcgccaacccGCCCAGTTTCGCCCACGTCCACtgcgccgaggccctcggcaTCCCGTTGCACCTCATGTTCACGTTCCCCTACACGCCAACGCAGGCCTTCCCCCACCCGTTGGCGAGCATCAAGAAGTCCAACGTGGACCCGGGCTACACAAACTTCATCTCTTACCCGCTGGTCGAAATGATGGTCTGGCAAGGACTGGGTGACTTGGTCAACGACTTCCGCGTCAAGACCCTCGGCCTGGACGCGGTTTCGACGCTGTGGGCCCCCGGAGCCACGTACCGTCTTCACGTCCCCTTCACCTACCTCTGGAGTCCTGGTCTTGTGCCGAAGCCCCAGGACTGGGGTCCAGAGATTGACATCTCCGGCTTCGTATTCCTCGATCTGGCCTCGACCTTCAAGCCCCCTAGCGACCTGGAGAagttcctcgacgccggcgaacCGCCCATCTACATCGGCTTCggctccatcgtcgtcgatgacgccgacCGCTTCACCGAAATGATTTTTGAGGCTGTGAAGCTCGCCGGGGTCCGCGCACTGGTGTCCAAGGGATGGGGCGGCCTTGGGGGGGACGAGATGGAGGTGCCCGACAGCATCTTCATGCTGGAGAACACCCCTCACGATTGGCTCTTCCCCCGGGTCAAAGCATGCGTCATCCACGGAGGAGCGGGAACCACTGCCATCGCTCTCAAGTGCGGCTTGCCGACCATGATTGTGCCGTTCTTCGGCGACCAGCACTTCTGGGGCAGCATCTTGTCGAAATGCAAGGCGGGGCCTGAAGCTGTGCCTTACAAGCAACTCGATGCCGAaaagctcgccgagggcatAAGATACTGCCTGTCGGATGAAGCCAAAGAAGCGGCAGCCAAGGTGGCCAAGGACATTGAGCTGGAGGGTGACGGCGCGAAGAACGCCGTGAGGTCGTTCCATCGCCACCTTTCCTTATCCGGTATCAACTCAATGCGGTGCGCCATTCTGCGAGATCGCCCCGCAGTCTGGACGGTCAGGAAGACCAACGTCAAGCTAagcgccttcgccgccgacgtcatCGTTGAACAAGGAGAATTGTCCTGGAAGAAGCTGAGGCTACTGCGACACACCGAATGGAACGATTTCGAAGGTCCCGGAGAGCCGGTGACGGGAATAGCGGGTTCGATTGCCGGAACCATGGGCAACGTCTTTGGCGGAATCGGAAGTGTGCCATACCGGCTGGCCAAGACTTCCCACAAGCGgcgggagaagaaggagaagaagaggaagctgAGGGCGCTCAGAGACAAGCGAACAAGCGCCAAGAACCGAAACCCCCAAACCAACCGCGACCTCCACCAACATGTCGAGATCAGCAACGACGACCCGCAGACAAACGGCGACCGGACGGAACAGGGCAACGGAGACGGGCAAGAGgacgagaagcagaagaagaaggacgatTCGAAAGAGCAGCCCCAGACAAATGGCAACACGTCCTCCAGCAGACCCGGCGGCCAGGACCGTCGGGACACGATGTCGTCGGTCGACACAGGAACCGACGTCGAAGACGCCGTTGACGAATACGCCAACGAGGTTGGCGAAGGCTTCGGCAGGTCGGCCCAGGCCATAGCGAAGGCGCCAGTGAACCTGTCCATGGCAATCGCACAGGGATTCCACAACGCCCCCCGCCTATACGGAGACGACACCGTccggcggccgcctcgcGTCACAGGCATCAGCTCGGGCCTCAAAGCGGCCGGCAAAGAATTCGCATACGGCATCTACGACGGCACGACCGGCCTCGTGCGACTCCCTGTCAGAGGGGCCAAGAAGGAAGGTGTCAAGGGCTTCGTCAAGGGGACAGGTATGGGCATCACAGGATTTGTCCTCAAAGACCTCAGCGCCATTATCAGCCCCTTCGGCTACACCCTCAAGGGCATCGCCAAGCAGGTTGAGCGAAAGAAGCAGCCCGACAGGGTCGTCCGCCGGGCACGGCTCGTCCAAGGGCAACGCGAGCGGCGCCAGCAGGCGGCCGACGTCAAGAAAAACCTGGACAAGGAAGTCGTGGCGGGTTGGTTGACGATCCGCGAGCTCATGGAGACtctcgaggcggaggagaagaagaagggcatcCGGGGCATGCTCCCATCCAAGAAGGACCGGGTCAACAACGCTGCTTTCGAGAGCGTCGAAATTGCCGAGCGCGCGCTCCAGGCAatcaagaagggcgacggcATGGACACGGTCGTCGGCACCGAGAAGGAGCTTCGcaagacggacgagaagctcaagagTCGCGCCGCGAGGCACAGCGCCGATACCCGACGATCCgcggagggggaggcggcgcgcAAGTCCGCAGAGAGCCCGAAGGCGAGagacgacatcgccgagaacgaggaaggggagcatcaggccgaggcggcggaccgGGTCGAGGCGCGGGACAGGGCCAAGGAGGCAGAAGAGAGGGCCAGGTCCGGCGGAAAGCCGCAGGCGAACGGCGGAGCAGAGACGGGAGGACCCGCGCGGGCCGAAGGCGGACCCAGCCGGCCCAGCGTCGATCGCGCGGAGACGGCTCAGGTTTAG
- a CDS encoding Yap-binding protein, whose translation MIEATNPPLAMASKPNGLQALCESKPPATDTFTYLTIIGEVLSPEILPELNDILQDAQLTQDIGWDLVEMLVPIQGSEQCLETIAQLGNPREVILKVLEVLEKTVDEATDEEDDPATTATFVHLVGMLSILHKRLNVARPSRFVHTTLQSVYRTYHPRNPEMTAAVIALIRSLSGEKRPPLPTRQSSNKLDTPFTKSDPTKHAPDPEAGQKEQLAPTEPDTTQRLLQSFITCIIEAYVNCTGMEWASRLLEFYNPERVVIRKSVLRAFKEDADLLARDALVGQLVALAGDLGLNRVHALSVKDIFEETIPNSPLAIDTDVLGPDTIKLSTGGVWCLVAYWLFSAEVFDADYEQVQMTMFPDHLKLLQNFLGEDPQSRIVGNPGTTEALVVMGLYLENYKRISPSDGDFMPYHHLLTLVSVFHPSLSVRNVATTLAGLVLHDDPDDNDRLKILEDLLENCIFSALQASAVTWLREELIIAQKRKLTNRFATADAIDALQYALFPNMAFLKEQDAPALWEYWVQNFPFHLQVANFAYFLFAGTSFQHLVPASMPGAVEQRYVEPLQHAAQALLTAIEKKEVDDQGQGAEVAQQLDILTMRLKSLPLQ comes from the exons ATGATTGAAGCGACGAACCCACCTCTTGCCATGGCTTCGAAGCCCAACGGCCTCCAGGCTCTGTGCGAGTCCAAACCGCCGGCCACCGACACCTTCACCTACctcaccatcatcggcgaggTCCTTTCCCCTGAAATCCTGCCTGAACTCAATGACATCCTGCAGGATGCCCAGCTCACGCAGGATATCGGATGGGACCTGGTCGAGATGCTCGTGCCTATCCAGGGCAGCGAACAGTGCCTCGAGACCATTGCCCAGCTCGGCAACCCGCGCGAGGTGATTCTcaaggtcctcgaggtcctcgagaagacggtcgacgaggccaccgacgaggaagacgacccggcaacgacggcgactTTTGTCCACCTCGTCGGCATGCTGAGCATTTTGCACAAGCGGCTGAACGTGGCGCGCCCCTCGCGTTTCGTCCACACGACGCTCCAAAGCGTCTACCGCACCTACCATCCCCGGAACCCGGAAATgacggccgccgtcatcgccctcaTCCGTTCCCTTTCGGGTGAGAAGCGCCCGCCGCTTCCCACTCGCCAGTCCAGCAACAAGCTCGACACGCCCTTTACGAAAAGCGATCCCACGAAGCATGCGCCCGACCCGGAGGCTGGGCAGAAGGAGCAGCTCGCGCCCACCGAGCCCGACACGACCCAGAGGCTGCTCCAGTCCTTCATCACCTGCATAATCGAGGCCTACGTCAACTGCACAGGCATGGAATGGGCCTCGCGCCTGTTGGAGTTCTACAACCCTGAGCGCGTCGTCATCCGGAAGAGCGTCTTGCGTGCCTTTAAAGAGGACGCCGACCTCCTGGCGAGGGATGCCCTGGTTGGTCAGTTGGTG GCTCTTGCAGGAGATCTCGGCCTGAACAGAGTGCATGCCCTCTCCGTCAAGGACATCTTCGAGGAAACCATCCCCAACAGCCCGCTGGCCATCGACACCGATGTCCTCGGCCCCGATACCATCAAGCTCTCCACCGGAGGCGTCTGGTGCCTGGTCGCATACTGGCTCTTCTCGGCGGAGGTCTTTGACGCGGACTACGAGCAGGTGCAGATGACAATGTTCCCCGATCACCTCAAGCTCCTGCAGAACTTCCTTGGCGAGGACCCGCAATCGCGCATCGTGGGCAACCCAGGCACCaccgaggccctcgtcgtcatggGGCTCTATTTGGAGAACTACAAGCGTATTTCGCCGTCGGACGGTGACTTCATGCCGTACCACCATCTCCTGACGCTGGTTTCTGTCTTCCACCCATCGCTCTCGGTCCGGAACGTCGCGACGACACTCGCGGGCCTCGTCTTGCACGACGAccccgacgacaacgaccgGCTGAAGatcctcgaggacctcctTGAAAACTGCATATTCTCCGCTCTGCAGGCATCGGCGGTGACGTGGTTGAGAGAGGAGCTGATCATCGCCCAGAAGCGCAAGCTCACAAACCGATTCGCGACGGCGGACGCGATCGACGCCCTGCAGTACGCGCTGTTCCCCAACATGGCGTTCCTCAAGGAGCAGGACGCACCGGCGCTCTGGGAATACTGGGTGCAGAACTTCCCCTTCCATCTCCAGGTGGCCAACTTTGCCTACTTCTTGTTCGCGGGCACCAGCTTCCAACACCTAGTGCCGGCCAGCATGCCTGGGGCGGTGGAGCAACGCTACGTCGAGCCGTTGCAGCATGCCGCGCAGGCGCTGCTGACGGccatcgagaagaaggaggtgGATGACCAGGGACAGGGCGCGGAGGTCgcgcagcagctcgacaTTTTGACGATGCGTTTAAAGAGCCTGCCTCTGCAGTGA
- a CDS encoding Oxoglutarate iron-dependent oxygenase: protein MPSCGESPPPSRMDRFCQLPPELRAAVVEHVVDYWRHGDESDSIADYALVCKEWQAIIERFNFAVLRVTQANLDDFETAMVGSRRGIVKQINLHVELPAYDNDPCEKKETWEDKAENNACFTRAFHRLFRIMSRWPVEEAVSGGIDFTLSISSPSDLRNANFELWQRRRWNIKDIGEKRFADSWIDFVGQDEEFDRVNRLPAVSVIRSFTVSPQNHRALMPAAHADIIARLPGLQEARFDITKDRKKEARKIHFNQFAGSMNNWPISLKSLIIASNTISSWRQIPHETLAEGDSGAKLCERLRSAAQHLKHLNITNVVRIREFLRPYWPLGMEDTEPFLTNRPYYPEFWHLETLHISYGSIWYNTEWHKQGDNINESSELVDFRQNVSLAAARMAYMMPRLKHLTIKQRPLMWAGKHELEYRVEKENGKPTKATLIWTSTFDFKPWERTVEAWTEVAARYTGSKLGSHVRKASWLTDGKAPLLPSLTF, encoded by the exons ATGCCTTCTTGCGGTGAATCGCCCCCTCCAAGCAGGATGGATCGGTTTTGCCAGCTGCCCCCGGAGCTCCGCGCAGCAGTCGtcgagcacgtcgtcgactATTGGCGCCATGGCGATGAGTCCGATTCCATCGCCGACTACGCCCTGGTCTGCAAGGAATGGCAGGCCATCATTGAGCGTTTCAACTTTGCCGTCCTCCGAGTCACCCAGGCCAACCTGGACGACTTCGAGACCGCCATGGTGGGCTCCCGCCGGGGTATCGTGAAGCAGATCAACCTACATGTCGAGCTGCCCGCCTACGACAATGATCCCTGCGAAAAGAAGGAGACCTGGGAGGACAAGGCGGAGAACAACGCCTGCTTCACTCGTGCTTTCCACCGTCTCTTCCGCATCATGAGCCGCTGGCCCGTCGAAGAGGCCGTCAGCGGCGGTATCGACTTCACCTTGAGCATTTCGTCGCCGAGCGACCTTCGTAACGCCAACTTTGAGCTATGGCAACGACGCAGGTGGAACATCAAGGACATCGGCGAGAAGCGCTTTGCCGATTCCTGGATAGACTTTGTCGGCCAGGACGAGGAATTTGACAGGGTCAACCGTTTGCCTGCCGTCAGCGTCATCAGGTCCTTTACCGTGAGCCCCCAGAACCACCGCGCCTTGATGCCTGCCGCCCACGCCGACATTATCGCGAGACTACCAGGGTTGCAAGAAGCCCGCTTCGACATTACCAAGGATCGCAAGAAAGAGGCACGCAAAATCCACTTTAACC AATTCGCCGGGTCCATGAACAATTGGCCCATCTCGCTCAAGTCGCTCATAATCGCCAGTAACACCATCTCGTCGTGGCGTCAGATCCCCCACGAGACtctggccgagggcgacagcggcgccaaGCTGTGTGAAAGGCTCCGCTCTGCCGCCCAGCACCTCAAGCACTTGAACATCACCAACGTCGTGCGGATTCGCGAGTTTCTCCGCCCCTACTGGCCTCTGGGCATGGAAGATACGGAGCCTTTCCTAACCAACCGTCCCTACTATCCGGAGTTCTGGCACCTTGAGACACTGCATATATCGTATGGCTCCATTTGGTACAACACGGAGTGGCACAAGCAGGGCGACAATATCAACGAGTCTTCCGAGCTTGTCGATTTCCGCCAGAACGTCtcgctcgccgccgctcgaaTGGCGTACATGATGCCCCGGCTGAAGCACCTGACCATCAAGCAGCGGCCGCTTATGTGGGCGGGCAAGCACGAGCTCGAGTACcgggtcgagaaggagaacgGGAAGCCGACCAAAGCCACGCTCATCTGGACTAGCACGTTCGATTTTAAGCCTTGGGAGCGGACCGTCGAGGCATGGACCGAAGTGGCGGCCCGGTATACCGGATCGAAGCTCGGATCCCACGTCAGGAAGGCCTCGTGGCTTACGGATGGCAAAGCGCCTCTGTTGCCGTCTCTTACCTTCTAG
- a CDS encoding Lysine methyltransferase, which translates to MKPSLVLLGACSSALAFRDSKIISSSSGEMCISSQLLAASSSNPICRNKDGADLLSGSGRGRGGDQFSLAGSIPPSPTTPHSNWTHTSPCFRNGTDSPEFCIYHAAHYGGKGMSIITDAERAAHITRNWGFTRPQELEGVNRPLPKFEVAKVPGKDYGLVATIPIRRGEVILRETASLLIDYAAFTHVPLDEMKKLQVHAIDYLPFNHRSQWLNMSSHGFQGDHTAMVDKILLTNSFDVEMDDVKRDDDFYAVFVNTSRMNHDCRPNVDYWFDPRTLTQRTVAIRDIIPGEELTLSYIDPMQSRAARRERLHTTWGFHCSCNHCMQHRLKTDESDRRIEQIASLREEFNDYTPASRATPQMAELLISLYEQENNWSLLSEAYTLAAIEYNGVGEPWLATKYARLAVEAGLMTLWEGHGDVVEMTKLAEDPWSHWSWMLRTRKRYSWGPGSRPNQSEDEDEDDE; encoded by the exons ATGAAGCCCTCACTCGTGCTCCTGGGCGCATGCTCTTCCGCCCTGGCCTTCCGCGACTCCAAGATcatctcgtcgagctcgggcGAGATGTGCATCTCGTcccagctcctcgccgcctcgtcgagcaaCCCCATCTGCCGCAAcaaggacggcgccgatctCCTCAGCGGCAGCGGTCGCGGCCGGGGCGGGGACCAGTTCTCCCTCGCCGGCTCCATTCCGCCGTCGCCCACAACGCCGCACTCGAACTGGACGCACACGTCGCCCTGCTTCAGGAACGGCACCGACAGCCCCGAGTTCTGCATCTATCACGCCGCCCACtacggcggcaagggcatgtccatcatcaccgacgCCGAACGCGCCGCCCACATCACCCGCAACTGGGGCTTCACCCGGCcccaggagctcgagggcgtcaaccGGCCCCTGCCCAAGTTCGAGGTGGCCAAGGTGCCCGGCAAGGATtacggcctcgtcgccaccATCCCCATCCGCCGCGGCGAGGTCATCCTGCGCGAGACGGCCAGCCTGCTCATCGACTACGCCGCCTTCACCCACGTCCCCCTCGACGAGATGAAGAAGCTGCAGGTCCACGCCATCGACTACCTCCCCTTCAACCACCGCAGCCAGTGGCTCAACATGTCGAGTCACGGCTTCCAGGGCGACCATACCGCCATGGTCGACAAGATCCTCCTCACCAACTccttcgacgtcgagatggacgacgtcaagcgcgacgacgactttTACGCCGTCTTTGTGAACA CGTCCCGCATGAACCATGACTGCCGCCCCAACGTCGACTACTGGTTCGACCCGCGCACCCTGACCCAGCGCACCGTCGCCATTCGCGACATCATCCCCGGCGAGGAGCTGACGCTCTCCTACATCGACCCGATGCAgtcgcgcgccgcccgccgcgagCGCCTGCACACGACCTGGGGCTTCCACTGCTCCTGCAACCACTGCATGCAGCACCGCCTCAAGACGGACGAGTCGGACCGCCGCATCGAGCAGATCGCCTCCCTGCGCGAGGAGTTCAACGACTACACCCCGGCCTCGCGCGCCACCCCGCAGATGGCCGAGCTTCTCATCTCCCTCTACGAGCAGGAGAACAACTGGTCCCTGCTGAGCGAGGCCTACACcctggccgccatcgagtacaacggcgtcggcgagcccTGGCTCGCCACAAAGTacgcccgcctcgccgtcgaagccggccTCATGACCCTGTGGGAGGGccacggcgacgtcgtcgagatgacgaagctcgccgaggacccATGGTCCCACTGGAGCTGGATGCTGAGGACGCGCAAGCGGTATAGCTGGGGGCCAGGCTCCAGGCCCAACCAAtctgaagacgaggacgaggatgatgagtGA
- a CDS encoding Sulfatase, with product MAPSSQIPPPYEKPPKPSGLAVDRPNFIIFMPDQLRYDSLGCNGNKTVKTPNIDGFAAEGTRFTNCFVQASVCAQSRCSMFTGNYPHVSGHRSLENLIKPWEPNLFRSLRERGGYHVACLAPRGDTFAPAVTELSLDEYGFLETPEFVPRFASGGAGAETEDKEDIWRRLFYKGLRNPSEAMDYDDAVVKGALKWLEHPPADKPWVLFMPLIFPHCPFQVEEPYFSMYDRSQMSKPTNPADKTGYEPRYMQLNRERYGTHRATPEIWAEVMATYYGMISRLDDQFGRVVERTKALGHWDSTVTLFFTDHGEYLGDHGMIEKWPSGLSDSLTHEPLLVGGAGLPRGVVYDEMCEMVDLVPTVLQLAGVGEHFPHCGASLASVLASAGLDGRTGLPLRHKEFAFTEGGFLASEEPLLEQAPYPYDIKAALQHEDATVAGKAVACRDRRWTFVYRLYEPAELYDRAGDPGELHNLAEVGEYADVRRRMEGVVLRWMVASSDFLPWQKDPRFPAVEMESVAEQFRKRGGVLDGDVVKG from the exons ATGGCGCCCTCCTCTCAGATCCCCCCTCCTTATGAGAAGCCCCCCAAGCCCAGTGGTCTGGCGGTGGACAGGCCCAacttcatcatcttcatgCCGGACCAGCTCCGCTACGACTCGCTGGGCTGCAACGGGAACAAG ACGGTCAAGACGCCCAACATTGACGGcttcgcggccgagggcacGCGGTTCACCAACTGCTTCGTCCAGGCGTCGGTGTGCGCGCAGTCGCGCTGCAGCATGTTCACGGGCAACTACCCGCACGTGTCGGGCCACCGGTCGCTCGAGAACCTCATCAAGCCGTGGGAGCCCAACCTGTTCCGCTCGCTGCGGGAGAGGGGCGGGTACCACGTCGCGTGCCTCGCGCCGCGGGGGGACACCTTCGCGCCGGCGGTGACGGAGCTGTCGCTGGACGAGTACGGGTTCCTCGAGACGCCCGAGTTCGTCCCGCGTTTcgcgagcggcggcgccggggccgagaccgaggacaaggaggacATCTGGAGGCGGCTGTTCTACAAGGGGCTGCGGAACCCCTCCGAGGCGATGgactacgacgacgccgtggtCAAGGGCGCGctcaagtggctggagcacCCGCCGGCCGACAAGCCGTGGGTGCTGTTCATGCCGCTGATCTTCCCGCACTGCCCGTTCCAGGTGGAGGAGCCCTACTTCTCCATGTACGACCGGAGCCAGATGAGCAAGCCCACGAACCCGGCCGACAAG ACGGGCTATGAACCGCGGTACATGCAGCTCAACCGCGAGCGGTACGGCACGCACAGGGCGACGCCCGAGATCTGGGCCGAGGTGATGGCGACGTACTACGGCATGATCTCGCGGCTGGACGACCAGTTCGGGCGGGTGGTGGAGCGCACCAAGGCGCTGGGCCACTGGGACTCGACGGTGACGCTCTTCTTCACGGACCACGGCGAGTACCTCGGCGACCACGGCATGATCGAGAAGTGGCCGTCGGGGTTGTCGGACTCGCTGACGCACGAgcctctcctcgtcggcggcgcggggctGCCGCGGGGCGTGGTGTACGACGAGATGTGCGAGATGGTGGACCTCGTGCCGACGGTGCTCCAGCTCGCCGGGGTCGGGGAGCACTTCCCGCACTGCGGGGCGTCGCTCGCGTCGGTGCTCGCGTCGGCGGGGCTGGACGGGCGCACGGGGCTGCCGCTGCGGCACAAGGAGTTCGCCTTCACGGAGGGCGGGTTCCTGGCGAGCGAGGAGCCGCTGCTGGAGCAGGCGCCGTACCCGTACGACATCAAGGCGGCGCTGCAGCACGAGGACGCGACGGTGGCGGGCAAGGCCGTGGCGTGCCGCGACCGGCGGTGGACGTTCGTGTACCGGCTGTACGAGCCGGCGGAGCTCTACGACCGCGCGGGGGACCCGGGCGAGCTGCACAACctggccgaggtcggcgagtACGCGGACGTGAGGAGGCGGATGGAGGGGGTGGTGCTGCGGTGGATGGTCGCGAGCAGCGACTTCTTGCCGTGGCAGAAGGACCCGCGGTTCCCGGCCGTGGAGATGGAGAGCGTCGCCGAGCAGTTCCGGAAGAGGGGCGGCGTCTTGGATGGGGACGTGGTCAAGGGGTGA